A single region of the Salipaludibacillus sp. LMS25 genome encodes:
- a CDS encoding phage tail spike protein, translating into MSQIHITNGQTDQIVGLITAEHILSNNHYKSIKDTLETFQFETLADMPFSEHLGKLNRVIIPDEEQNFIEFVILETGRYRDGEGVLRIEIYTSASYQLLKKSKVIDPQVLSEYTPSTAASFALSATEWEPAIIEGEGFRTFDIEEHTNPYSLLKRIATEFDLELRFRVETNGYKVTGRYVDLLERVGQWRGREVEFGRDLIGIKRTEKTDDIVTALVGVGPAKENGTRLRVLVEDDEALQRWGRKNPLTGEVQHLIEVYEPQSTGDNMTEDELLQDSRVELNRRISEVVEYEVDIADLENVPGMENKKIRFGDTIKIKDTKFNPPLYLEARVHTQERDIADKMKKSIELGNFIEYTEDEVRFIWKQLQQEIRTRVSIAKLQEYAEPKRHEGPEPPEQRENAIWVDTSQTPYVPKVYNFGEWQQLAPTEAYQVNAYSQSETDDIARDASRIETGIIDVGAVPLRTSVTGARIEWDGLNGFVQYDIDGNPVSWLDLEGNAHFENGYFSGEISNDTVLIDHDGVTVDDGNFYLRDANSDVAYSIISRHNLVSDHSFEGVERTGSVSSDSSYQAISPSSSLRWGTVGSPRLTTVWPDGDASNILYGYQGALVNSSNYLRQNVGSIVKPGTTYTLSAYFYMTGRSSSATPRLRAVLSAMPGWGGPEQTWNQTFPVINSSTSVSNPVRRSITFTIPNNADFSKGLNILYIDAIGGGNGWIGIDGIQLVEGTTPTLYDPEDTVFVSQGDPNQRTPFPKGIYLPNASGANNSIDMSSGNYISVLDGKLSLQMWGNRGSDGIQIRMSGSSTGTPMQWTTGGLTLMSRNLIPTFSGTANVRLSTGDSAGEARLGLLSSRRELKQDISDLEITDKQLMTLKPIRFRDKLEYQERGDDAFHYLGLIAEDVAESDIIELADFDGEGNPFSVNYDRLGVALLPVVQRLIKRIEDLEHKLKEKEVE; encoded by the coding sequence GAGAAGGGGTATTACGGATAGAGATCTACACGTCTGCCAGTTATCAACTGTTGAAAAAGTCCAAGGTTATTGATCCTCAAGTTTTGTCGGAGTATACGCCATCAACTGCCGCATCTTTTGCCTTAAGTGCAACAGAGTGGGAGCCAGCTATTATTGAAGGTGAAGGATTCCGAACGTTCGACATCGAGGAACATACAAACCCATACAGTTTATTGAAACGGATTGCTACTGAATTTGATTTGGAATTAAGATTCCGAGTGGAAACAAATGGGTATAAGGTTACAGGTAGATACGTCGATTTGCTTGAACGTGTTGGACAGTGGAGAGGACGAGAAGTTGAATTTGGACGTGACTTAATCGGTATTAAACGAACCGAAAAAACGGACGACATAGTAACAGCATTAGTTGGTGTTGGGCCTGCGAAAGAAAACGGAACAAGACTGAGAGTGTTAGTCGAGGATGATGAAGCTTTACAACGGTGGGGGAGAAAAAATCCACTGACAGGTGAAGTTCAACATCTTATTGAAGTTTATGAACCACAGTCAACGGGAGATAACATGACTGAGGACGAACTATTACAAGACAGTCGAGTCGAGTTAAACAGGCGTATTAGTGAAGTTGTGGAATACGAAGTTGATATTGCTGATCTTGAGAACGTGCCAGGAATGGAAAATAAAAAAATTAGATTCGGGGATACGATTAAAATTAAAGATACAAAGTTTAATCCTCCTCTCTATTTAGAAGCTCGAGTCCATACACAAGAACGTGATATCGCCGACAAAATGAAGAAATCAATCGAACTTGGCAACTTTATCGAATACACCGAAGATGAGGTTCGATTTATTTGGAAACAGTTGCAGCAAGAGATACGCACTCGGGTGAGCATAGCTAAGCTGCAAGAGTACGCCGAGCCTAAACGACACGAGGGTCCGGAACCGCCAGAACAACGGGAGAACGCAATATGGGTAGACACGTCGCAAACTCCGTATGTGCCAAAAGTGTACAATTTCGGTGAGTGGCAACAACTGGCACCGACCGAAGCCTACCAGGTAAACGCCTATTCGCAATCTGAGACAGACGATATAGCCAGGGACGCATCCCGAATTGAGACGGGAATTATCGATGTGGGTGCTGTGCCGCTCAGGACAAGTGTAACAGGCGCTAGGATTGAGTGGGATGGCTTAAACGGATTCGTGCAATATGATATCGACGGAAATCCCGTTTCGTGGTTGGACCTAGAGGGCAACGCCCATTTCGAAAACGGCTACTTTTCTGGAGAAATTAGTAACGACACAGTGCTAATTGACCACGACGGCGTGACCGTGGATGACGGCAATTTTTATTTAAGGGATGCAAACTCTGACGTAGCATATTCCATCATTTCCCGCCACAACCTAGTCAGTGACCATTCGTTTGAAGGAGTCGAAAGAACTGGATCTGTTTCGTCGGACAGTTCTTACCAAGCGATCAGCCCGTCGTCTTCCCTGCGATGGGGGACAGTCGGTTCGCCGCGGCTGACAACTGTGTGGCCTGATGGAGACGCGTCAAATATTTTGTACGGATATCAGGGAGCACTCGTAAACAGCAGTAATTACCTTAGGCAAAATGTAGGATCAATTGTAAAGCCAGGGACTACTTACACACTATCGGCGTATTTTTACATGACGGGACGTTCATCTTCTGCAACACCTCGTCTTAGAGCGGTTTTAAGCGCAATGCCGGGATGGGGAGGACCTGAACAGACATGGAATCAAACGTTTCCCGTTATCAACTCCAGCACGTCCGTAAGTAATCCGGTTAGGCGATCTATAACATTCACAATTCCGAATAATGCTGATTTTTCAAAGGGGTTAAACATCCTCTATATAGATGCGATTGGAGGGGGCAATGGATGGATTGGAATAGACGGGATACAATTGGTAGAGGGTACAACTCCGACTCTGTATGATCCGGAAGACACGGTATTTGTTTCGCAAGGTGATCCAAATCAACGGACGCCTTTTCCTAAGGGGATATATTTGCCAAACGCTAGCGGCGCAAATAATAGTATCGATATGTCGAGCGGTAACTATATATCAGTACTCGACGGGAAGTTGTCGCTACAGATGTGGGGCAACAGGGGGTCTGACGGCATACAAATCAGGATGTCGGGGTCGTCCACGGGGACGCCGATGCAGTGGACAACTGGCGGGTTAACTCTGATGAGCCGCAATTTAATTCCTACATTCTCCGGCACGGCGAATGTACGCCTATCTACTGGTGACAGTGCGGGTGAGGCAAGATTGGGATTATTAAGCTCACGTCGGGAGCTGAAACAAGATATTTCTGATTTGGAAATCACAGACAAGCAATTGATGACTCTAAAGCCTATACGATTTCGTGATAAGCTGGAATATCAGGAGAGAGGCGATGACGCATTCCATTATCTAGGTCTAATTGCGGAGGATGTTGCTGAGTCCGATATTATAGAATTAGCGGATTTTGACGGAGAGGGAAATCCGTTTAGTGTCAACTATGATAGGTTGGGGGTTGCGTTACTACCTGTTGTCCAGCGACTGATTAAAAGGATAGAAGATTTAGAGCATAAATTAAAGGAGAAAGAAGTCGAGTAG
- a CDS encoding distal tail protein Dit, translating into MLENAENIIFDGTDLANAFTNQQEGTYFIVNNVYGRGVQGVDNTLIHVAGMDGSYPSSSRLASRRLTVDITMKGTSFNDLRKRIEQLNEILFTRNIDVPIVFNDEPDRIYYGRIDEVTDTIESSHIYQAQMTIICSDPFKYGEEKKLTFSSDIVSFTNQGTAEADPIFEMEVLKPTTFAMVQNQEEQYQMIGRPVDADSMPFEAEKLIMHKRMSTTSDWTAASQVDNGVVSGTMVSDGNGFVVQSFGTQGQAKWYGPALKTSLPETLQDFRMEARVENLNGRNQVGKVEVYLLDVNNNILARISMADVWQGYYRNRAASNIRNNERTQSLHRLAETTAEAQGELWNNFDGVLRIERVGERWSAYVAKIGNGNLHSARETKNFIDVGNEFQQQVAQIQVHIGIFDNYSPTAMRIKDLKVWKINNPDDHQIPYIVYAGDVITLDHHTSEILINGEPRTELKDFGGQYFKLTSGENQVVVQPSDSFNTRLKYLERYR; encoded by the coding sequence ATGCTAGAAAACGCAGAAAATATTATATTCGATGGCACTGATTTAGCCAATGCTTTTACCAATCAGCAAGAAGGTACGTATTTTATCGTAAATAACGTGTACGGACGTGGGGTTCAAGGTGTAGATAATACACTAATCCATGTCGCAGGGATGGACGGGTCTTACCCGTCTAGTTCTCGTTTGGCTTCACGTCGATTGACGGTAGATATAACAATGAAAGGAACGTCGTTTAACGACTTACGAAAACGTATTGAGCAGTTGAATGAAATTTTATTTACTCGCAATATCGATGTACCAATCGTTTTTAATGATGAACCTGATCGCATATATTACGGTAGGATTGATGAAGTCACGGATACGATTGAATCGTCACACATCTATCAAGCACAAATGACAATTATATGCTCTGACCCTTTTAAATATGGTGAGGAAAAGAAGCTAACTTTTTCTTCTGATATCGTGTCGTTCACCAATCAAGGCACAGCTGAAGCTGATCCCATTTTTGAAATGGAAGTGCTTAAACCGACCACGTTTGCTATGGTGCAAAATCAAGAGGAGCAGTACCAAATGATTGGTCGTCCAGTAGATGCGGATAGTATGCCTTTTGAAGCAGAAAAACTAATTATGCATAAAAGAATGTCCACCACGTCAGATTGGACAGCAGCAAGTCAAGTAGATAATGGTGTTGTCTCGGGTACGATGGTGAGTGACGGTAATGGTTTTGTTGTTCAGTCATTCGGAACACAAGGTCAGGCAAAATGGTATGGGCCTGCGTTAAAAACTAGCCTTCCAGAAACGCTACAAGATTTTAGAATGGAAGCTCGTGTAGAAAACCTTAATGGGAGAAATCAAGTTGGTAAAGTAGAAGTTTACTTACTTGACGTAAATAACAATATTTTAGCGAGAATAAGCATGGCTGATGTGTGGCAAGGGTACTACAGAAATAGAGCAGCATCTAACATTAGAAACAATGAAAGAACACAGTCTTTGCATAGGCTAGCCGAAACAACGGCAGAAGCTCAGGGCGAATTATGGAACAATTTTGACGGGGTTTTACGCATTGAACGTGTTGGGGAAAGATGGAGTGCCTATGTCGCTAAAATTGGCAACGGAAATTTGCATAGTGCTCGGGAAACGAAGAACTTTATAGACGTGGGAAACGAATTTCAACAGCAGGTAGCACAAATTCAAGTACACATCGGAATATTTGATAATTATTCACCGACTGCTATGCGTATCAAAGATTTGAAAGTGTGGAAGATTAATAATCCAGATGATCATCAAATTCCTTACATTGTGTATGCCGGTGATGTAATTACGTTAGATCATCATACGTCAGAAATCTTGATAAACGGTGAACCGCGGACAGAACTGAAGGACTTCGGAGGTCAATACTTTAAGCTTACATCCGGGGAAAACCAAGTTGTTGTTCAACCGAGCGACAGTTTTAACACGAGACTGAAATATCTAGAACGTTACAGATAG
- a CDS encoding phage tail spike protein: protein MSQIHITDGQTDQILDVIAAEHILTNKHYKSLKDTLETFHFETFADMSFSNYLGKLHNIIIPDEDGKYIEFVIFETNKYRNEDGVLITEVYSSASHQLLKKSKVIEPQLLSGQTSSQVVDFALYNTEWQPGVITYKGIKDFEVNEYTNPYSFLKRVANDFDLELQFRVEVDGNKVSGRFVDLVPQVGEWPGREIEFGKDLRGVRRIEEMDGVVTALIGIGPAREDGTRLEALVEDREALERWGRNGQHLIETYEPESTNEDMTLARLTELTENELQNRVNAVVEYKCDIADLESFPDMANKKIRCGDTIKIKDTKFNPPLYLEARVHTQERDIIDKSEKTIELGDFQEYTEAEVLSVWKQLQSQIQSRISLAQLQDYAYDKVTVDNKDELVRTETESYANSVSNEAEQAAITYTNKTIEPIVVSIDSLENDVSNVESDLDDAKGQLLQAQSQISQTQDQIQFKVNSTYVKGAIADIAIGGRNLLLDSTFKRKLEGQNTWSISDNGTTTLYKSGESDKPNSPIFQYKLSSKNDVLWMNFGMPIDISSYIGEELVVSFDFRIDVLGSEDTIFTVRTYDTPNGHLNEADSSLVEKFNITLSDLKPVEGEWQRLTRVIKPANTNGKYLCVAPYSQGDGAYSFREVKIEKGNKASNWSPAPEDFDRKIDGVVADLTGDINVLAGYIDLKADAKMVSDIEARVSSAEVNINGIDSQIELKADSTVVDEIQTRVNSAELVLDGLHSEIKLKADLVDLEAYVTANELEVRGDLKFGGELTGATGTFSGEVTGGSFIASSGQNGRVEINENGWLVKDNQGRPRIGITTSEQTWSVAQPAAIQFLNDSGQNVGYVGMYSNQNRMSFFSEYDMTITAPTIDIGGERVEFRGSLNAYNHFRIHSSALRFQFQEGSYLAERRSFIAGISIGRTDSENAGGIQFRNYNTTGTGWYSLDERRHTGVDIVTRNRGSFTTALRIEPNGNLYAAGSKSGMVQTDSYGIRALYAYEGTRNWFFDIISEVLGPGENFITINPIFLETITDQYFVKAFTQNCCNVQVINRESNGFWVRTETEEEIAEVIFEVYGLRRGYEDVYMEEINLD, encoded by the coding sequence ATGTCACAAATACACATTACTGATGGGCAAACGGATCAAATACTGGACGTTATAGCGGCTGAGCATATTCTGACAAATAAGCATTATAAGTCCCTTAAAGATACATTGGAAACATTTCACTTCGAAACATTTGCTGATATGTCGTTTTCAAATTACCTTGGAAAGCTTCATAATATAATTATTCCGGATGAGGACGGTAAATATATTGAATTCGTCATCTTTGAAACTAATAAGTATCGAAATGAGGATGGTGTTTTAATTACGGAAGTTTATTCATCCGCAAGCCATCAACTCCTAAAAAAATCGAAGGTCATTGAGCCGCAACTACTTTCGGGACAAACATCTTCCCAAGTAGTTGATTTTGCATTGTACAATACGGAATGGCAGCCAGGGGTAATCACTTACAAAGGGATAAAGGACTTTGAAGTCAATGAATATACGAATCCGTATAGCTTTTTGAAACGTGTAGCCAATGACTTTGATCTGGAACTGCAATTTCGTGTGGAGGTTGATGGCAATAAAGTTTCAGGTAGATTCGTAGATTTAGTGCCACAGGTTGGTGAGTGGCCAGGCAGAGAAATCGAGTTTGGTAAAGACTTACGAGGAGTCAGAAGAATTGAAGAGATGGATGGTGTTGTCACGGCACTTATAGGTATAGGTCCTGCTCGGGAAGATGGAACGCGTCTTGAAGCACTTGTGGAAGACAGAGAAGCGCTCGAACGATGGGGGCGAAATGGTCAGCATTTGATAGAAACATATGAGCCTGAATCAACAAATGAGGATATGACGCTAGCACGCCTTACAGAACTTACTGAAAATGAATTACAAAACCGTGTAAATGCAGTAGTAGAATACAAATGTGATATTGCCGACTTAGAAAGTTTTCCAGATATGGCTAACAAAAAAATTCGCTGCGGCGACACAATAAAAATAAAAGATACAAAGTTTAATCCACCTTTATATCTTGAAGCGCGTGTCCATACACAAGAACGCGATATTATCGATAAATCTGAAAAAACGATTGAACTCGGTGATTTTCAAGAGTACACAGAAGCGGAAGTACTCTCTGTATGGAAACAGCTACAATCACAAATACAAAGTCGCATTTCTTTAGCACAATTGCAAGATTATGCTTATGACAAGGTAACAGTTGATAATAAAGATGAGCTAGTCAGAACAGAAACGGAGTCATATGCAAATAGTGTATCCAATGAAGCAGAACAAGCAGCAATTACCTATACTAATAAAACTATTGAACCAATAGTAGTTAGCATTGATAGTCTTGAAAACGACGTAAGCAATGTAGAGAGCGATCTTGATGATGCCAAAGGCCAATTGTTACAGGCACAGTCACAGATAAGTCAAACGCAGGATCAGATTCAATTTAAGGTAAATTCGACTTATGTGAAGGGTGCCATTGCGGATATTGCGATTGGAGGACGGAATTTACTATTAGACAGCACCTTTAAACGCAAGTTAGAAGGGCAAAATACTTGGAGTATTAGTGATAACGGTACGACAACTCTATATAAAAGTGGTGAATCTGACAAGCCAAATTCACCAATATTTCAGTATAAATTATCTTCTAAAAATGATGTATTGTGGATGAACTTCGGGATGCCAATAGACATATCTAGCTATATTGGAGAAGAACTTGTGGTGTCTTTTGATTTTAGGATTGATGTACTAGGTAGTGAAGACACGATTTTTACTGTTCGTACTTATGACACCCCAAACGGTCATCTCAATGAAGCAGATTCAAGTTTAGTTGAAAAATTTAACATTACGCTATCTGATTTAAAACCTGTGGAGGGAGAATGGCAAAGACTTACTAGGGTTATTAAGCCTGCCAACACGAATGGAAAATACTTATGTGTAGCTCCATATAGTCAAGGAGATGGAGCGTATTCGTTTCGAGAAGTAAAAATAGAAAAGGGGAATAAAGCAAGTAACTGGTCCCCCGCTCCAGAAGATTTTGACAGGAAAATTGACGGAGTTGTCGCAGACTTAACAGGAGATATCAATGTGCTTGCAGGTTATATCGATTTAAAAGCAGATGCCAAAATGGTAAGTGACATTGAAGCAAGGGTATCAAGCGCTGAGGTAAATATTAATGGGATAGATAGTCAGATTGAGTTAAAAGCTGATAGTACTGTTGTGGACGAAATTCAGACACGTGTTAATAGCGCTGAACTTGTGTTGGATGGTTTACACTCTGAAATTAAATTAAAAGCAGATCTTGTTGACTTGGAAGCTTATGTTACAGCTAATGAGCTTGAGGTCCGTGGAGATTTGAAATTTGGTGGAGAATTAACTGGTGCCACTGGCACGTTTAGTGGCGAGGTGACAGGCGGTTCCTTTATCGCTTCATCCGGGCAGAATGGTAGGGTTGAGATTAATGAGAATGGATGGCTAGTTAAGGATAATCAAGGAAGGCCTAGAATTGGTATTACCACGTCAGAGCAAACATGGTCCGTAGCACAACCTGCAGCTATTCAGTTTTTAAATGATAGTGGTCAGAATGTCGGTTATGTAGGGATGTATTCCAATCAAAATAGGATGTCGTTTTTTAGTGAATATGACATGACCATCACCGCTCCTACTATTGATATAGGCGGTGAAAGAGTTGAATTTAGAGGATCTTTAAACGCTTATAATCATTTTAGGATTCATAGTAGTGCCTTGCGATTTCAATTTCAAGAAGGTAGTTATTTAGCAGAACGTAGATCTTTCATTGCAGGTATATCTATAGGACGTACCGACAGTGAAAACGCGGGTGGCATCCAATTCAGAAATTATAATACAACTGGTACAGGGTGGTATTCCCTCGATGAACGAAGACACACTGGGGTAGATATCGTCACACGTAATCGTGGTTCTTTCACTACAGCCTTAAGAATTGAGCCAAACGGCAATTTATACGCAGCTGGATCTAAATCTGGTATGGTACAAACAGATAGTTACGGGATTAGGGCATTGTATGCTTATGAAGGTACACGAAACTGGTTCTTTGACATTATCTCAGAGGTATTAGGCCCAGGGGAAAATTTTATTACCATTAATCCAATATTTCTAGAGACTATTACGGACCAATATTTCGTCAAGGCTTTCACTCAAAATTGTTGTAATGTGCAAGTTATAAATAGAGAATCGAATGGGTTTTGGGTTAGAACTGAAACAGAAGAAGAAATAGCAGAGGTAATCTTTGAGGTCTACGGACTTAGGAGAGGCTATGAGGACGTCTATATGGAAGAAATAAACTTAGATTAG
- a CDS encoding holin family protein, producing METLIKWSAAVLAAAVSFLYGEWTMLLSILLTLVVIDYVTGLVAAGMSGDISSRVGLTGIARKIFIFVMVAVAHLVDKVLIEVGIESEALIFMAAIVFYIVNELISITENVGRIGLPVPKQVKQAINILKGGD from the coding sequence ATGGAAACATTAATTAAATGGTCAGCAGCTGTGCTTGCAGCTGCTGTATCTTTTTTATATGGAGAGTGGACGATGCTGCTATCGATCTTATTAACACTTGTGGTAATTGATTATGTGACGGGGCTGGTAGCGGCGGGGATGAGTGGTGACATTAGTAGTCGTGTTGGTTTGACGGGAATCGCACGGAAAATTTTTATTTTTGTGATGGTGGCTGTTGCTCACCTTGTGGATAAAGTGTTGATAGAGGTTGGTATTGAATCGGAAGCTTTAATTTTTATGGCTGCCATCGTTTTCTATATTGTTAACGAGCTTATTAGCATTACAGAAAATGTAGGCAGAATTGGTTTGCCTGTGCCGAAGCAGGTCAAACAAGCAATTAATATTCTTAAGGGTGGCGATTAA
- a CDS encoding N-acetylmuramoyl-L-alanine amidase, translating to MTKIFIDPGHGGSDPGAVANGLQEKDVVLDISKRIDSKLNEYSGVKTRLSRTNDTFISLSNRAKMANDWGADYFLSVHINAGGGEGYEDFIFNGNVSSATESNQSLMNKEVVEATGFNNRGKKQANFAVLRLTNMPAILTENGFIDNSNDANKLKNNSFLDKVAEGHVNAIAKMFGLKSESPSNGENAPSKPRSSTPNNSNRSPNKASGTIATIQRTLNSRYRLNISVDNLFGPQTKGTLIKGLQTELNRQFNRGLTVDGIFGPKTRRACVTVRQGARGNITWILQAILHCKGTSPGEIDGIFGAKTRSAVRTFQRQNNLQVDGIAGPQTFHILFK from the coding sequence ATGACTAAAATTTTCATTGATCCTGGTCACGGCGGTTCTGACCCAGGGGCTGTAGCAAATGGCTTGCAAGAAAAAGACGTAGTTTTGGATATCTCGAAACGGATTGACTCTAAGTTAAACGAGTATAGCGGTGTAAAAACGCGTTTAAGTCGCACAAACGACACGTTTATCAGCTTATCCAATCGTGCAAAAATGGCAAATGATTGGGGCGCTGATTACTTTTTATCTGTCCATATTAACGCTGGGGGCGGTGAAGGTTACGAGGATTTTATCTTTAATGGGAATGTGTCTTCTGCGACTGAATCCAATCAAAGCTTAATGAATAAGGAAGTTGTCGAAGCGACAGGTTTTAATAACAGAGGTAAGAAACAAGCTAATTTCGCTGTGTTACGGTTGACTAACATGCCAGCTATCTTGACGGAGAATGGCTTTATTGACAATTCAAATGATGCTAACAAACTTAAGAATAATTCATTCTTGGACAAAGTGGCAGAAGGGCACGTCAATGCGATTGCTAAAATGTTCGGGCTGAAGTCTGAATCGCCGTCTAACGGGGAAAACGCACCAAGTAAGCCTAGATCATCAACACCTAACAACTCAAACAGATCACCAAACAAAGCGTCTGGCACAATCGCCACGATTCAGCGTACACTTAACAGCCGTTACCGTTTGAATATATCAGTCGATAACTTGTTTGGACCTCAAACAAAAGGCACATTAATCAAAGGACTGCAAACAGAACTGAATAGACAGTTTAACCGTGGACTTACCGTCGATGGTATTTTTGGCCCTAAAACACGTAGAGCATGTGTAACAGTGCGTCAAGGGGCAAGAGGGAACATTACATGGATTCTTCAAGCTATTTTACATTGCAAAGGGACGAGTCCAGGAGAAATAGACGGTATCTTTGGAGCAAAAACAAGAAGTGCCGTCCGTACTTTCCAACGACAAAACAACTTACAAGTGGATGGGATTGCAGGCCCTCAGACGTTTCACATATTGTTTAAATGA
- a CDS encoding IS5 family transposase → MYNHSEHHMLLPDDFFLPFGGKLNKHNRWVKLANLIPWWKVEDQYKHHLKDLTQGAHAYSVRLALGALIIKERLGTSDRETVEQVTENPYLQYFLGLPDYQEDPPFHASSMTHFRKRITRDILNQVNEWVVEEARGSSKEADSDDDDSHHGSGGASKSSVSKPDQPDKSEEPRYHQGKLLIDATCAPADITYPTDVTLLNKSREKLEGMIDTLHDSLGGSQKKPRTYRQKARKEYVSLTKQKKPSKRKLRKGIRKQLNYVKRDLKHVTNLVDQVGLSALSRRQYRDLLVIQAVYRQQKQMYTSKSHRIDDRIVSISQPHVRPIVRGKAHTNVEFGAKLSLVMRDGWAFLDNVRWDAYHEGTDLKRAIASYKNRFGYYPEAVLADRIYLTRENRAYCKREGIRLSGPKLGRPSKKENKEQKRVAYQDARERNAIEGKFGEAKRTYGLGLIRARLKETSESIIALQVLNLNLSKALRALHFFLLMTTIGSLTSDKRDCQMKTH, encoded by the coding sequence ATGTACAATCATTCAGAACATCACATGTTGTTACCTGACGATTTTTTTCTGCCATTTGGCGGCAAGTTAAATAAACATAACCGGTGGGTAAAACTGGCGAACCTTATTCCATGGTGGAAAGTAGAAGACCAGTATAAACATCACTTGAAAGACCTCACTCAAGGTGCGCACGCTTACTCGGTTCGGCTGGCTCTTGGTGCCCTTATCATTAAAGAAAGGTTAGGGACGAGTGACCGTGAAACGGTGGAGCAGGTGACTGAGAATCCGTATCTTCAGTACTTTCTAGGCTTGCCAGACTATCAAGAAGACCCACCCTTTCATGCCTCCTCGATGACTCATTTTAGAAAGCGTATTACCCGTGACATCTTGAACCAAGTAAATGAATGGGTGGTAGAAGAAGCCCGTGGCTCTTCTAAAGAGGCTGATTCTGATGATGACGACTCTCATCATGGCTCAGGTGGTGCTTCAAAGTCCTCCGTATCTAAACCAGATCAGCCGGATAAGTCTGAGGAACCACGTTATCATCAAGGAAAGCTGCTCATTGATGCGACATGTGCCCCAGCTGATATCACCTATCCGACTGACGTGACTCTTTTGAACAAGAGCCGTGAAAAATTAGAAGGCATGATTGATACCCTTCATGACTCCCTTGGTGGTAGTCAAAAGAAACCAAGAACATACCGTCAAAAAGCCCGTAAAGAGTATGTGAGTTTGACTAAGCAGAAGAAGCCGTCCAAACGTAAGCTGAGAAAGGGAATTAGAAAGCAACTCAACTACGTCAAACGTGATCTAAAGCATGTGACAAACTTGGTAGATCAGGTTGGGCTTTCAGCTTTAAGTCGTCGTCAGTATCGTGATCTCTTAGTGATTCAAGCCGTTTACCGACAACAAAAGCAGATGTACACGTCAAAATCTCATCGAATTGATGACAGAATCGTGAGTATCTCACAACCGCATGTACGACCGATTGTTCGAGGAAAAGCACACACAAACGTTGAATTTGGTGCGAAACTGTCACTCGTTATGAGGGATGGCTGGGCATTCCTAGATAACGTAAGGTGGGATGCCTACCACGAAGGGACAGATTTGAAAAGAGCGATAGCGTCGTACAAAAACCGCTTTGGGTATTATCCAGAAGCTGTTTTAGCAGATCGGATTTATCTGACACGTGAAAATCGTGCTTATTGCAAGCGAGAAGGGATTCGCCTTAGCGGTCCAAAGCTAGGAAGACCCTCGAAAAAAGAAAATAAAGAACAAAAACGAGTCGCCTACCAGGATGCACGTGAGCGAAATGCCATTGAGGGCAAATTCGGAGAAGCCAAACGCACTTATGGTTTAGGGCTTATTCGAGCACGTCTAAAAGAGACAAGTGAATCTATTATCGCCCTGCAAGTGTTAAATCTTAACTTGTCGAAGGCCTTAAGGGCTCTTCATTTTTTCTTGCTTATGACAACGATCGGATCACTCACGTCAGATAAACGAGACTGTCAGATGAAAACTCATTAA